One genomic region from Conexibacter woesei Iso977N encodes:
- a CDS encoding TetR/AcrR family transcriptional regulator, producing the protein MATARNAAAAAEKRRLILDAAVRVFARQGFHTCRVSDIADEAGVAYGLVYHYFRSKDEVLDTLFLERWNVMLEAIREVDTQDITAKRKLEAIAGFIVDSYRHDPDLMKVIIVEVTRAANSFGQTHLAKITEAYDLIGGVVEKAQTSGEFRKDIPPQFAAMAFYGAIEQVLTGWIFDSLPQLAGGFDDAKRLIVETICSGLDQ; encoded by the coding sequence ATGGCCACCGCCCGCAACGCCGCGGCCGCCGCCGAGAAGCGCCGCCTGATCCTCGACGCGGCCGTCCGCGTCTTCGCCCGCCAGGGCTTCCACACCTGCCGCGTCAGCGACATCGCCGACGAGGCCGGCGTCGCCTACGGCTTGGTGTACCACTACTTCAGGTCCAAGGACGAGGTGCTCGACACCCTGTTCCTGGAGCGCTGGAACGTCATGCTCGAGGCGATCCGCGAGGTCGACACGCAGGACATCACCGCCAAGCGCAAGCTCGAGGCGATCGCCGGGTTCATCGTCGACTCCTACCGTCACGACCCGGACCTGATGAAGGTCATCATCGTCGAGGTCACGCGGGCGGCGAACTCGTTCGGCCAGACCCATCTCGCGAAGATCACCGAGGCCTATGACTTGATCGGCGGCGTGGTCGAGAAGGCGCAAACGTCCGGCGAGTTCCGCAAGGACATCCCGCCGCAGTTCGCCGCGATGGCCTTCTACGGCGCGATCGAGCAGGTCCTGACGGGCTGGATCTTCGACTCGCTGCCCCAGCTCGCGGGTGGGTTCGACGACGCCAAGCGGTTGATCGTCGAGACGATCTGCAGCGGCCTGGACCAGTGA
- a CDS encoding phage holin family protein: protein MTPPPNDPQQPASIVQAIQEISEKAQILVREEIELAKVEITEKVTRLGKGAAIAAAAGIFVGAAMVMILFGLAWLAYWAIPFPDGQYFWGFFTVAAILLLLAALAGYIAYRALQAGSPPAPKMAIEEAKLIKETVQAEHPETTL, encoded by the coding sequence ATGACGCCGCCGCCCAACGACCCGCAGCAGCCGGCGAGCATCGTCCAGGCGATCCAGGAGATCTCCGAGAAGGCCCAGATCCTGGTCCGCGAGGAGATCGAGCTCGCCAAGGTCGAGATCACCGAGAAGGTCACGAGGCTCGGCAAGGGCGCGGCGATCGCCGCGGCCGCCGGGATCTTCGTCGGCGCCGCGATGGTGATGATCCTGTTCGGGCTGGCGTGGCTCGCCTACTGGGCGATCCCGTTCCCGGACGGCCAGTACTTCTGGGGCTTCTTCACGGTCGCCGCGATCCTGCTGCTGCTCGCCGCCCTGGCGGGCTACATCGCTTACCGCGCGCTGCAGGCGGGTTCGCCGCCGGCGCCGAAGATGGCCATCGAGGAGGCCAAGCTGATCAAGGAGACGGTCCAGGCCGAACACCCGGAGACGACGCTCTAG
- a CDS encoding DUF3618 domain-containing protein: MPQRSPEEIRASIESNRAELAVSLERLRGEVAEVTDWRKQIRDHQQEVLIGAAVAGFVIGGGIAAIGGLLRRKKKRW, encoded by the coding sequence ATGCCTCAGCGTTCCCCGGAGGAGATCCGCGCCTCCATCGAGTCCAACCGCGCCGAGCTGGCCGTCTCGCTCGAGCGGCTGCGCGGCGAGGTCGCCGAGGTGACCGACTGGCGCAAGCAGATCCGGGACCACCAGCAGGAGGTCCTGATCGGCGCCGCCGTCGCCGGCTTCGTGATCGGCGGCGGAATCGCTGCCATCGGCGGGTTGCTCCGCCGCAAGAAGAAGCGCTGGTAG
- a CDS encoding AI-2E family transporter, protein MPPPPLPTRPDISVRTVWRVVVIVVLAVLILYTIYLLRRPIGWVLAATFIAVALSAPVNRLNQHMRRGFAIAIVYLILILVPVGLTALVVPPLVTQGTSLAEHLPDYANDVQDYVNKNQRLKKLDDKYDLTGQLQKQANQLPGKIGDAAKVLSDIGLGLVNSIFALVNIFILSIFIVARGRQWTDAALRLRPEAERERMRRILDSTASAVGGYVQGALTIALIAGIQSFVVMEILGVPFAGPLAVLAGLASLVPLVGATVAAIVIGLVTLFNDFPTDTIIWAIWAVVYQQIENNIIQPQVQRRTVQVQPFIVLVAVLFGSTLLGIAGAIVAIPLAASIQILVREYWAWRQEAKAAAIVNPDAPPPAGPPGTGLIRPPDDDPPGGGLIIPAS, encoded by the coding sequence ATGCCCCCACCGCCGCTCCCGACCCGGCCCGACATCTCCGTCCGCACCGTCTGGCGTGTGGTGGTGATCGTCGTCCTGGCGGTGCTGATCCTCTACACGATCTACCTGCTGCGCAGGCCGATCGGCTGGGTCCTGGCGGCGACGTTCATCGCGGTCGCGCTGTCGGCGCCGGTCAACCGCCTCAACCAGCACATGAGGCGCGGGTTCGCGATCGCGATCGTCTACCTGATCCTGATCCTGGTCCCGGTCGGGCTGACCGCGCTGGTCGTGCCGCCGCTGGTGACGCAGGGGACGAGCCTGGCCGAGCACCTGCCGGACTACGCCAACGACGTCCAGGACTACGTCAACAAGAACCAGAGGCTGAAGAAGCTCGACGACAAGTACGACCTGACCGGGCAGCTGCAGAAGCAGGCCAACCAGCTGCCGGGGAAGATCGGCGACGCGGCGAAGGTGCTCAGCGACATCGGGCTCGGGCTGGTCAACTCGATCTTCGCGCTGGTCAACATCTTCATCCTGTCGATCTTCATCGTCGCCCGGGGGCGGCAGTGGACCGACGCGGCGCTGAGGCTGAGACCCGAGGCCGAGCGCGAGCGGATGCGGCGGATCCTGGACTCGACGGCCTCCGCGGTCGGCGGCTACGTCCAGGGCGCGCTGACGATCGCGCTGATCGCGGGCATCCAGTCGTTCGTGGTGATGGAGATCCTCGGCGTGCCGTTCGCGGGCCCGCTGGCGGTCCTGGCGGGGCTCGCGTCGCTGGTCCCGCTGGTCGGCGCGACGGTGGCGGCGATCGTCATCGGGCTCGTGACGTTGTTCAACGACTTCCCGACCGACACCATCATCTGGGCGATCTGGGCGGTCGTCTACCAGCAGATCGAGAACAACATCATCCAGCCGCAGGTGCAGCGGCGGACGGTGCAGGTGCAGCCGTTCATCGTGCTGGTGGCCGTGCTGTTCGGCTCGACGCTGCTGGGGATCGCGGGCGCGATCGTGGCGATCCCGCTGGCCGCGTCGATCCAGATCCTCGTCAGGGAGTACTGGGCCTGGAGGCAGGAGGCGAAGGCCGCCGCGATCGTCAACCCGGACGCGCCGCCGCCGGCCGGGCCTCCTGGCACCGGGCTGATCAGGCCGCCCGACGACGACCCGCCGGGCGGCGGGCTCATCATCCCGGCGTCGTAG
- a CDS encoding DegV family protein gives MSQVAVVTDTTHYAPRALLQANDIREVSLYVNLGDRHERESDMKDFDAFYQQLRELDALPTTSQPSIGDFLEVYEPLAEAGRDIVSVHIAGGISGTPETARQAATEIATKYPGRRVEVIDSRTACGGIGLCALAAAASASTGADLDAVVARTNEAADTMKIWFAVDTLEFLKRGGRIGTAQAWLGGALKIKPILTIDREITPVERVRTAGRAFERMVDYLKARHEDGADGWVVQHIQAPEQAERLVERGREIFGTEPVFVSEIGPVIGTHVGPGLIGAGGLPRRLMAELGV, from the coding sequence ATGTCCCAGGTCGCGGTCGTCACCGACACCACGCACTACGCGCCGCGTGCGCTTCTGCAGGCCAATGACATCCGTGAGGTGTCGTTGTACGTCAACCTCGGTGACCGCCATGAGCGGGAGTCCGACATGAAGGACTTCGACGCCTTCTACCAGCAGTTGCGGGAGCTGGATGCGCTGCCGACGACCTCGCAGCCGTCGATCGGGGACTTCCTGGAGGTCTACGAGCCGCTGGCCGAGGCCGGCAGGGACATCGTGTCGGTCCACATCGCCGGCGGCATCTCCGGGACCCCGGAGACCGCACGGCAGGCGGCGACCGAGATCGCCACCAAGTACCCGGGCCGGCGTGTCGAGGTCATCGACTCGCGCACGGCGTGCGGCGGGATCGGCCTCTGCGCGCTCGCCGCGGCGGCGTCCGCCTCGACGGGCGCCGACCTCGACGCGGTCGTCGCCCGGACCAACGAGGCCGCGGACACCATGAAGATCTGGTTCGCCGTCGACACCCTGGAGTTCCTCAAGCGCGGCGGCCGCATCGGCACGGCGCAGGCCTGGCTCGGCGGCGCGCTGAAGATCAAGCCGATCCTCACGATCGACCGCGAGATCACGCCGGTCGAGCGCGTCCGGACGGCGGGCCGCGCCTTCGAGCGCATGGTCGACTACCTCAAGGCCCGCCACGAGGACGGCGCCGACGGCTGGGTCGTCCAGCACATCCAGGCCCCCGAGCAGGCCGAGCGGCTCGTCGAGCGCGGCCGCGAGATCTTCGGCACCGAGCCCGTCTTCGTCTCCGAGATCGGCCCGGTCATCGGCACGCACGTCGGCCCCGGCCTGATCGGCGCCGGGGGCCTCCCCCGCCGCCTCATGGCCGAGCTGGGCGTCTAG
- a CDS encoding NAD-dependent epimerase/dehydratase family protein — translation MSTTLVTGASGLVGSHVAAALVARGDRVRVVVPAGAAAGVLGELDVEVVVGDVTDRRVVRKALRDVDRLFHVPDATTLRAGWRDLYRVNVAGTRVVLEEALEAGVGRVVHTSAAAAIGPAGPRASTVDETHVYNAARTGLSYANAKAEAEREALRICAQGLPVVIVNPAHVLGRGDTYRGSTELVRRFLRREIPVYVDGALCIVGAEDVARGHLLAEEHGVVGERYILGGRNFTNDRLFADLARLSGVDGPAVKLPLHAALALARTLEVAPGRPAITVEEIRALSQRWSYRSTKAKRDLGWTTGHHEQPLIDTIDWYRTHDPDPSVSPHQPLALRAAGFGIDRLTSVTRLFGD, via the coding sequence ATGTCCACCACGCTCGTCACCGGCGCCTCTGGGTTGGTCGGCTCGCATGTCGCGGCGGCGTTGGTCGCGCGGGGGGATCGGGTGCGGGTGGTCGTGCCGGCGGGGGCGGCGGCCGGTGTGCTCGGTGAGCTCGATGTCGAGGTCGTCGTGGGCGATGTCACCGACCGCAGGGTGGTCCGGAAGGCGCTGAGGGATGTTGACCGGCTCTTCCACGTGCCGGACGCAACGACGCTCCGCGCGGGGTGGCGGGACCTCTACCGCGTCAACGTCGCCGGCACGCGCGTCGTGCTGGAGGAGGCGCTGGAGGCCGGCGTCGGGCGGGTCGTGCACACGAGCGCCGCCGCCGCGATCGGGCCGGCCGGGCCGCGGGCGAGCACGGTCGACGAGACGCACGTCTACAACGCCGCGCGGACCGGGTTGTCCTATGCCAACGCGAAGGCCGAGGCCGAGCGCGAGGCGCTCCGGATCTGCGCCCAGGGCCTCCCCGTCGTGATCGTCAACCCCGCGCACGTGCTCGGGCGCGGCGACACGTACCGCGGCTCGACCGAGCTGGTCCGGCGGTTCCTGCGCCGCGAGATCCCGGTCTACGTCGATGGGGCGCTGTGCATCGTCGGCGCCGAGGACGTCGCCCGCGGGCACCTGCTCGCCGAGGAGCACGGCGTGGTCGGCGAGCGCTACATCCTGGGCGGCCGGAACTTCACGAACGACCGCCTCTTCGCCGACCTCGCGCGGCTGTCCGGGGTCGACGGACCCGCCGTCAAGCTGCCGCTGCACGCCGCGCTGGCGCTGGCCCGGACCCTCGAGGTCGCACCCGGCCGCCCCGCGATCACCGTCGAGGAGATCCGCGCGCTCTCCCAGCGCTGGTCCTACCGCTCGACCAAGGCCAAGCGCGACCTCGGCTGGACCACCGGCCACCACGAGCAGCCGCTGATCGACACGATCGACTGGTACCGGACCCACGACCCGGACCCGTCGGTCTCGCCGCACCAACCGCTGGCCCTGCGCGCCGCGGGCTTCGGGATCGACCGCCTGACCTCGGTCACCCGCCTCTTCGGCGACTGA